The proteins below are encoded in one region of Ornithinimicrobium avium:
- a CDS encoding MFS transporter, whose product MLALAVVSFAGFAGYAALLPVAPLWAVHGGADSAGAGLVNFVLLGATVATQFAVPALIRRVGWTLTLTLALVLLGVPAVLHVLTDELGTILLLSAVRGVGFGILTVAASAAAVLLVDPARRGAAVGAYSLALAAPNVLLMPVGGWIAEAWGFWIVFVLSGVSLLGIPATVLLARHLPERATGDPQHPEVADAPAGAATYLAVLSPTLVLLAITLAGGALITFAPQMVSVAWLATAGLFVFGLVSTVLRWRVGALADRLGSGRLAWVFVLVAVAGLLAVAWLTQQEVGLDGLLPWLLGCALLGAAYGGLQTLTMVSAFEAAGPRRVGAASAVWNAGFDAGTGLGAVLVGTVAVQHGFGTGMAISAGLVLLTLPLALRARR is encoded by the coding sequence ATGCTCGCCCTGGCCGTGGTCTCCTTCGCCGGCTTCGCGGGGTATGCCGCACTCCTCCCGGTCGCGCCGCTCTGGGCGGTCCACGGCGGGGCCGACTCGGCCGGGGCGGGGCTGGTCAACTTCGTGCTGCTCGGCGCGACGGTCGCCACGCAGTTCGCCGTGCCCGCGCTGATCCGTCGCGTCGGCTGGACCCTCACCCTGACGCTCGCCCTCGTCCTGCTCGGCGTCCCGGCGGTCCTGCACGTGCTCACCGACGAGCTCGGGACGATCCTGCTGCTGTCGGCCGTCCGCGGCGTCGGGTTCGGCATCCTCACCGTGGCGGCCAGCGCCGCGGCGGTGCTGCTCGTGGACCCGGCGCGGCGCGGGGCCGCGGTGGGCGCCTACTCGCTCGCGCTCGCCGCCCCCAACGTCCTGCTCATGCCGGTCGGCGGCTGGATCGCCGAGGCCTGGGGCTTCTGGATCGTCTTCGTGCTCAGCGGGGTGTCCCTGCTCGGGATCCCCGCCACCGTCCTGCTGGCGCGGCACCTGCCCGAGCGCGCCACCGGGGACCCCCAGCACCCGGAGGTGGCGGACGCACCCGCCGGCGCCGCGACCTACCTCGCCGTGCTCTCGCCGACGCTGGTCCTGCTGGCCATCACCCTGGCCGGCGGCGCGCTCATCACCTTCGCGCCGCAGATGGTCTCGGTGGCGTGGCTGGCGACCGCCGGGCTGTTCGTCTTCGGGCTGGTCTCGACCGTGCTGCGGTGGCGGGTCGGCGCGCTGGCCGACCGCCTCGGCTCGGGTCGCCTGGCCTGGGTCTTCGTGCTGGTCGCGGTGGCCGGGCTGCTGGCGGTGGCCTGGCTGACCCAGCAGGAGGTGGGCCTCGACGGCCTGCTGCCGTGGCTGCTCGGCTGCGCGCTCCTCGGCGCCGCCTACGGCGGCCTGCAGACGCTGACGATGGTCTCCGCCTTCGAGGCGGCCGGTCCGCGCCGCGTCGGGGCGGCGAGCGCGGTCTGGAACGCCGGCTTCGACGCCGGCACGGGCCTCGGCGCCGTGCTCGTGGGCACGGTCGCCGTCCAGCACGGCTTCGGGACCGGGATGGCGATCTCCGCCGGCCTGGTGCTGCTCACGCTGCCGCTGGCGCTGCGCGCCCGTCGCTGA